The sequence GTCCGCCTGGTCGAGCACCCTGTTGAGATGGTCGACCTCGGCGTCCAGGAAGCACGGCGGCCCGGCGAACGGGGCCGCCAGCACGGGCTCGGTCTGCCGGACGAGCCGCTGCGTCGCGCGCAGCTTGGAGACGCGCTTGGCCATCGAGACCTCGGCCATCTCGGCGGCGGAGTACTCGTAGCAGATCGGGTGCCAGGACGCCCCGGACGTCTGCAGCGCCATCAGGTCGAGCCGGCCGCCCGCCATGTGCTTGGCCCGGCGGGCCTGCGCGGCGGTGAGCCGGGCGTCGTTGCAGTGCAGGATCCCGCGACCGTCCGCCACGATCAGAAAGGCGGCGTCGTGGCACATGGGCGACAGTTCGGGAATGACGGTGATCCAAGAGCCACGATTGTCCAGCGCGAATTTCTCCCACGGCTGGATTTCGATGACCTGGCGCCCGCCCGCGGCGGCCGCGATACGTTCCCGGAAGGCGGGTCCGGGGTAACACGGAATGAGGATCCGGGTTCGCGCGGGAAGTCGCTCGATGACCCACGGGTCGAAATGGTCGAGATGCTCGTGCGAGACCGCCACCCAGTCGGCGTCGAGCAACGGAGCGAGATCCAGGTGATCGTTTCTCGGGTACTGGTGCCAGGCGCCGAGAAAGGCCCCGGTCGGAGCGAACCACGGGTCCGCGAGCAGATGGAACGCGGCCGCGTCCACCGACACCCCCGCATGTCCGATAAATGTGACAGTCGGCATGTCCAGACTGTCGCTCCCCGGCCCCGCCGGCACACCCGCCGGAGTGCGTAAAGCGACTACGCCCTCGACATGAAAGGGATATGCGCACAGTCTGGATATGTCCAGCAAGACGCCCCAAAAAAAGATCGAGTTTACACTCCCTACGGAATGACCACTTCCGGACATAAGGGATATATCGCTGCCGGTCTGCTGGACATCCGCAGGGCGGCCGGGCGATGGTCGACACGGGTGCAGGAATAGCGGACGGTGGTCGTCATGAACAACGGGGGGCCTCGGTTTTCCCGAGCGGACACTCCCGTGGGCGCGAGGACGCTCGCGGGGACGGGCGTCCGGGAGGGCAGACACCACGACCGCCGTGACCGGACGGGGACGTCCGACCGCGGCGGGCAGGCGCTGTGGCGGCGGCGGCTGCGGCACGACATCCGGCACGAACTCGGCACGATCATCATGCTGGCCTCGGCCGTCGCCGTCGCGGAGGACGTCGGCGACACCAGCCGGGCCCGCATCGACCAGCTGCTCGGCGAGACCCGGTGGCTCGACCACCTGCTGCGCCGGCTCGACGAGGACGACGACCATCCGACGCCCGCCCCGGAACGGATCCGGGTGGACGACCTCACCGCCGAGGTCGTCACCGGCATGCGGCTCGTCACCCCGCACGAGATACGCCTCACCACCGGTGAGGCGTGGGCGCACATGGACCCGGTCGCCTTGTGGCGCGCGGTCCGGAACGTCCTCGAGAACGCGTGCCGCCTCGCGGAGGGACGCGTGGACGTGCACGTCGAGGCCGCGCAGGGCCGGCTCGTCATCCAGGTCGACGACGATGGCCCCGGGTTCGGCGCGGGCTGGGGGACACCGGAGGGGCGGCGCCCGGCCCGGCCCGGCCTGGCGTCGCTGGGACTCGGCATCGTCCACGACCTCATCTCCGGGTACGGCGGCACCCTGGAGATCCGCACCTGCGAGATGGGCGGGGCGCGCGTCCGCATGCTGCTGCCGGCGGCGCCGCCCCCGGAGGACCGCCCGGCGGGCGCCCTCGCCGACGCCTACCCCGACGCGCGTCCCGACGCGCGTCCCGACGCGCACTCCGACGACTGGCGGCCGTACCCATGAGGATGGTCATCTGCGACGACCACGCGGTCTTCGCCGAATCCCTGTCCCTGGTGCTGACGAACGCCGGGCACAGCGTCGTGGAGGTCACCTACTCCCCCGCCGAGGCGCTGCCCGTGCTCCGGGCCAGGCGGCCCGACCTCTGCCTCATCGACCTGCAGTTCCCGTCCGGCACCGCGCTCGAATGGATGCCGCGGTTGCGCGGCTCGTCCCCGCGGACGAGGTTCGTCGTGCTGACCGGATTCCTGGAGCGGCCGGTGCTGGAGGCGGGCCTCGCGGCCGGCGTCCGCGGGTTCGCGCACAAGGGGCAGCAGGCCGGCGACATCCTCGCCGTGCTGCGCCGCGTCGCGGACGACGAGATCGTCGTCGACCAGGAGATCCGCCGGGGCGACGGACGGCGGCGCGACCAGGCGCGGAAGTTCGCACGGTTCCTCACGCCCCGGGAACGCGAGGTGCTGACGCGGCTGGCACGCGGCGAGTCCACCCAGATGCTCGCCAAGGCGATGGGGGTGACGCGCAGCACGGCGCGCAGCCACGTCCAGAGCGTGCTGAGCAAGCTGGGGGTGCACTCGCAGCGGGAGGCGGTGATCGAAGCCGCCCGGCACGGCCTGGTCAGCGTGGAGACCGGAGAGTGGCTCGCGGGATAGCCGGCGCGCGGTTTCGGCGGGATCCCCTGCGGGGACGGCCGAATCTGGCCCTTCAGGGTGCGACCGTAACGCGTTAGCGTCTGCCTGGTAGAGGAGGTTCCCATGCCTCAACGGCGAGGCACGCCGCCCATCTCCGACGCGGGGGTCCTCGACTGCCCGGACGCCTACGTGCGCGGGGTCCCCTACGACAGGCTCGAAAGGCTCCGGACGCGGACGCCGGTGGTGTGGCTGGACGGGCGCACGGCGGGACGGCCGGGCGCCTGGGCCGTGCTGCGCCACCGCGACGTCCGGCATGCGCTCGCGCACCCCGAGTTGTTCTCGCCGCAGGTGGACGGCGTCGTGCACGGGCCGCTGAGCGGGGACGAGCCGCCGGGCGAGGCCGCGCTGATCGACATGGATCCGCCGGCGGAGGCGATGCTCGCGCGGATCCCGTCGCGGGAGAAGGTCGACTTCGTCCGCGAGGTCGCCCGCGACCTTCCCGAGACGCTGCGCAACACCCTCGCCGGCGGC is a genomic window of Actinomadura citrea containing:
- a CDS encoding sensor histidine kinase, which translates into the protein MGARTLAGTGVREGRHHDRRDRTGTSDRGGQALWRRRLRHDIRHELGTIIMLASAVAVAEDVGDTSRARIDQLLGETRWLDHLLRRLDEDDDHPTPAPERIRVDDLTAEVVTGMRLVTPHEIRLTTGEAWAHMDPVALWRAVRNVLENACRLAEGRVDVHVEAAQGRLVIQVDDDGPGFGAGWGTPEGRRPARPGLASLGLGIVHDLISGYGGTLEIRTCEMGGARVRMLLPAAPPPEDRPAGALADAYPDARPDARPDAHSDDWRPYP
- a CDS encoding response regulator transcription factor — encoded protein: MRMVICDDHAVFAESLSLVLTNAGHSVVEVTYSPAEALPVLRARRPDLCLIDLQFPSGTALEWMPRLRGSSPRTRFVVLTGFLERPVLEAGLAAGVRGFAHKGQQAGDILAVLRRVADDEIVVDQEIRRGDGRRRDQARKFARFLTPREREVLTRLARGESTQMLAKAMGVTRSTARSHVQSVLSKLGVHSQREAVIEAARHGLVSVETGEWLAG